A section of the Flavobacterium sp. CG_23.5 genome encodes:
- a CDS encoding Rieske (2Fe-2S) protein codes for MKRYLILLIFSSFLFSCSENGFNNKNPFIPNYTFTVDLNMSLPAYSSLQYPSNVIYYSGKGAKGVFIFNTGSGYNAFDAACPNQALSSCSTMTIKGINVVCPCDSKEYSLYTGQAQGGAQYPLKQYRVEVNGNVLRVYN; via the coding sequence ATGAAAAGATATCTCATCTTATTAATTTTTTCGTCCTTTTTATTCAGTTGTAGTGAAAATGGTTTTAACAATAAAAACCCCTTTATCCCTAATTATACTTTTACGGTAGATCTTAACATGAGTTTGCCAGCGTACTCCAGCCTTCAGTATCCTAGCAATGTGATTTATTATTCGGGAAAAGGAGCAAAAGGCGTATTTATATTTAATACCGGTAGTGGCTATAATGCATTTGATGCAGCTTGCCCCAATCAGGCTTTAAGTTCTTGTTCAACAATGACAATTAAAGGGATTAATGTTGTTTGTCCTTGTGACAGCAAGGAGTATAGCTTATATACTGGTCAAGCCCAAGGAGGTGCGCAATATCCTTTAAAACAATATCGTGTGGAGGTTAATGGAAATGTGCTTCGGGTGTATAATTAA
- the greA gene encoding transcription elongation factor GreA: MSTVSYYTAEGLKKLREELDYLKSVMRPKASADIAEARDKGDLSENAEYDAAKEAQGMLEMRIAKLEDVHSNARLIDETHLDVSKVLVLSNVKIKNQSNGLELKYTLVAESEADLKTGKISVTSPIGKGLLGKSVGDFAEITVPNGVLQFEILEITRD; this comes from the coding sequence ATGAGCACAGTATCTTATTACACCGCAGAAGGTTTAAAGAAATTAAGGGAAGAATTAGATTATTTGAAAAGCGTGATGCGCCCTAAAGCATCCGCAGATATTGCTGAGGCAAGAGATAAAGGTGACTTGTCCGAAAATGCAGAATACGATGCTGCAAAAGAAGCACAAGGAATGCTTGAAATGAGAATTGCTAAACTAGAAGATGTACATTCTAATGCAAGATTGATTGATGAAACTCATTTGGATGTTTCCAAAGTGCTAGTTTTATCTAATGTAAAAATAAAGAATCAGTCCAACGGTCTGGAATTGAAATACACACTAGTTGCCGAAAGTGAAGCGGATTTAAAAACAGGAAAAATATCAGTAACTTCTCCTATTGGAAAAGGCTTATTAGGAAAATCTGTTGGTGATTTCGCTGAAATAACAGTTCCTAATGGCGTTTTGCAATTCGAGATTTTAGAAATAACAAGAGACTAA